In Quercus robur chromosome 10, dhQueRobu3.1, whole genome shotgun sequence, a genomic segment contains:
- the LOC126701821 gene encoding aluminum-activated malate transporter 9-like, with protein MAGKLGSFRYTFTERRERLLSTKGYSELGGFNPLGPYDEEEGAGSKCWSFGSLKGRVSRLWTTAKDVGYKAWKMGRTDPRKIVFSAKMGLALTLISLLIFLKEPVKELGRYSVWAILTVVVVFEFSIGATLSKGFNRGLGTVAAGGLALGMAELSELAGEWEELVIILSIFIVAFCATYAKLYPTLKPYEYGFRVFLLTYCFITVSGYRTGEFVNTAVTRFLLIALGAGVCLVVNICIYPIWAGEDLHNLVVKNFMSVATSLEGCVNGYLNCIEYERVPSKILTYQASDDPLYSGYRSAVESTSQEETLMGFAIWEPPHGPYKMCRYPWKNYVKVSGALRHSAFTVMALHGCMLSEIQAPPERRQVFQSELQRVGFEGAKLLRELGNKVKRMEKLGPVDILYAVHEAAEDLQTKVDRKSYLLVNSESWEIGNRQEQGDPQDLLSLDEDENKILQHKSYSEAILDLRSITVPKSWDGQIPNGVISTRPADVSPGSVFQTQISWPRRISFNADAVPVVEESKTYENASALALATFTSLLIEFVARLQNVVYSFEELSEKANFKDPIEEPSGVEHNGFWNRFRNWLKY; from the exons ATGGCGGGGAAGTTGGGTTCTTTCAGATACACTTTTacggagaggagagagaggttGCTATCAACAAAGGGGTACTCGGAGCTAGGTGGGTTTAATCCTCTAGGGCCGTACGACGAAGAAGAAGGAGCAGGTTCGAAGTGTTGGTCGTTTGGTTCGCTTAAGGGTAGAGTTTCGAGGCTATGGACAACAGCGAAAGATGTGGGTTACAAAGCTTGGAAGATGGGTCGGACCGACCCGAGAAAGATTGTGTTCTCAGCGAAAATGGGTCTGGCTTTGACTCTCATCTCGTTGCTGATTTTCTTGAAAGAACCGGTCAAAGAGCTAGGCCGATACTCTGTTTGGGCTATTCTTACTGTTGTTGTGGTCTTTGAGTTCAGTATAG GAGCAACTCTTAGCAAAGGATTTAACCGTGGGTTGGGGACAGTAGCAGCTGGAGGTCTTGCTTTAGGCATGGCAGAGTTGTCAGAATTAGCTGGAGAGTGGGAAGAACTTGTTATTATTCTGAGTATCTTCATTGTAG CATTTTGTGCAACTTATGCAAAACTATACCCAACGCTTAAGCCTTACGAATATGGGTTTCGGGTCTTCTTGTTGACATATTGTTTCATTACGGTATCTGGGTATAGGACAGGTGAATTTGTTAATACAGCGGTGACACGGTTCTTGCTCATTGCACTTGGTGCTGGTGTTTGTTTGGTAGTAAACATATGCATTTATCCCATCTGGGCTGGTGAGGATCTTCACAATTTGGTGGTAAAGAACTTCATGAGTGTTGCAACATCTTTGGAAG GTTGTGTTAATGGTTACCTTAATTGTATTGAATACGAAAGGGTCCCTTCAAAGATTCTTACCTACCAAGCTTCGGATGACCCACTGTACAGTGGCTACAGATCAGCTGTAGAATCTACAAGCCAAGAGGAGACTCTG ATGGGATTTGCTATCTGGGAGCCACCTCATGGTCCTTACAAAATGTGTAGATATCCATGGAAGAACTATGTCAAAGTAAGCGGTGCTCTCAGGCATTCTGCATTTACAGTCATGGCTTTGCATGGATGTATgctttcagaaatacag GCCCCTCCTGAACGAAGACAGGTTTTTCAAAGTGAGCTTCAGAGAGTAGGTTTTGAAGGTGCTAAATTGTTGCGTGAACTTGGGAACAAAGTGAAAAGGATGGAGAAATTAGGTCCTGTAGACATACTTTATGCAGTGCATGAGGCTGCAGAAGATTTGCAAACCAAGGTTGACCGAAAGTCATACCTTCTTGTCAATTCTGAGAGCTGGGAAATTGGAAATCGTCAGGAGCAGGGAGATCCCCAAGACTTGCTGAGCTTGGATGAGGACGAAAATAAAATACTGCAGCACAAGTCCTATAGTGAAGCCATACTTGATCTCAGATCAATTACAGTTCCAAAAAGTTGGGATGGTCAGATCCCAAATGGTGTGATCTCCACCCGGCCTGCTGATGTTTCTCCAGGAAGCGTTTTCCAGACACAAATATCATGGCCTCGACGTATCTCATTTAATGCCGATGCAGTACCAGTAGTGGAAGAATCAAAAACATATGAAAATGCTAGTGCATTGGCATTAGCAACATTCACATCTCTTTTGATTGAATTTGTGGCAAGGCTTCAAAATGTTGTTTACTCATTTGAAGAACTAAGTGAAAAAGCAAATTTTAAGGATCCCATTGAGGAACCATCAGGAGTAGAGCACAATGGGTTTTGGAACAGATTCCGTAATTGGCTGAAGTACTAG
- the LOC126702313 gene encoding uncharacterized protein LOC126702313, with amino-acid sequence MENKRKLDENDSDLNSPEPKRIRIDSDNSAESTLVNSEDSDLNSPETHLSEEDLFNILDDSDIVTDRDPAIQGLDSVIKSFEEEILIPAAAPPAPAVIDQTSDSGESQPELGYLLEASDDELGLPPTTSSGEEMKIEAVDFEASSAGPETVGLDGILLGFENEIPSYDSFEFGIGVDSESNLHDNNSEFVAFGGLFDYSDQSYDPAGDSELLWRPESLPAL; translated from the coding sequence ATGGAAAACAAAAGGAAGCTGGACGAGAATGACTCGGATTTGAACTCGCCCGAGCCAAAACGTATTCGTATTGACTCGGATAACTCGGCCGAGTCGACTCTTGTTAACTCGGAAGACTCGGATTTGAACTCGCCCGAGACGCACCTTTCCGAGGAAGACCTATTCAACATATTAGACGACTCGGACATAGTCACTGACCGTGACCCGGCGATTCAAGGCCTCGACTCAGTGATCAAAAGCTTCGAGGAAGAAATACTAATTCCAGCTGCAGCGCCGCCGGCGCCGGCGGTTATCGACCAAACATCAGACTCCGGCGAGTCCCAGCCGGAGCTCGGTTACCTTCTCGAAGCTTCCGACGACGAACTCGGCCTCCCGCCGACGACCTCCTCCGGTGAGGAAATGAAAATCGAAGCTGTGGATTTCGAGGCGAGCTCAGCCGGTCCAGAAACCGTTGGATTGGATGGGATCTTGTTAGGGTTCGAGAACGAGATTCCGAGTTACGACTCGTTCGAGTTTGGAATCGGTGTTGACTCGGAGAGTAATTTGCACGATAATAATAGCGAGTTCGTGGCATTTGGAGGTTTGTTTGATTATTCGGATCAGAGCTATGACCCGGCTGGTGATTCGGAGTTACTGTGGCGACCCGAATCGCTGCCCGCTttgtag
- the LOC126702561 gene encoding non-specific lipid transfer protein GPI-anchored 10, whose product MASLHSQTPIAFPTLILLLFISFLTTILSQDPSSSSPSIAQCAPRLIPLTPCASFVQGTAQSPGPMCCTNLKQLYSQEPHCLCLLLNGTTLSSFPINTTLALELPVLCSLQANISTCSGINVPSNPPGSQVSLGTNTNSTQGSNANSTVAASPVVQVAPRTNITGLGFGRSTSTSTKLKTDVDFALVTTMAAFLLTKLLY is encoded by the exons ATGGCTTCTCTTCACTCTCAAACTCCTATTGCCTTCCCCACCCTGATTCTACTCCTTTTCATTTCCTTCCTAACCACCATCCTTTCCCAAGATCCCAGCTCCTCAAGCCCCTCCATAGCCCAATGTGCACCACGCCTGATTCCACTGACCCCTTGTGCATCATTTGTGCAGGGCACAGCCCAGTCACCAGGACCTATGTGCTGCACCAACCTCAAGCAACTCTACAGCCAGGAACCCCATTGCCTCTGCCTCTTGCTTAATGGCACTACCTTGAGCTCTTTCCCTATTAACACCACACTTGCTTTGGAGCTTCCTGTTCTTTGCAGCCTTCAAGCTAACATCTCTACTTGTTCAG GAATAAATGTGCCTTCTAATCCACCCGGTTCTCAAGTTTCCCTTGGGACAAACACCAACTCTACTCAGGGGAGTAATGCAAACTCGACTGTTGCTG CTTCTCCAGTGGTTCAAGTAGCACCCAGAACCAACATTACGGGATTAGGCTTTGGCAGAAGCACCAGCACCAGCACCAAATTGAAGACGGATGTTGATTTTGCACTTGTGACAACTATGGCGGCTTTTCTGTTGACAAAATTATTGTATTGA
- the LOC126703378 gene encoding heavy metal-associated isoprenylated plant protein 25-like yields the protein MTKKLFGMVMRINIDCNGCYKKVRRALLNMKELQTHSIEKNHCRVSVFGRFNPQDVAIKIRKETNRRVEILDIQDFSTIDEDHHDQRPYITSGTLHPTTTTLKLA from the exons ATGACAAAAAAG CTTTTCGGCATGGTCATGAGGATAAATATTGACTGCAATGGTTGTTACAAAAAAGTTAGGAGAGCCCTTCTTAACATGAAAG AGTTGCAGACCCATTCAATAGAGAAAAATCATTGCCGGGTAAGTGTTTTTGGTAGATTTAACCCACAGGACGTGGCAATCAAAATAAGGAAGGAGACTAACCGTAGAGTTGAGATATTGGACATACAAGATTTTAGCACCATCGATGAAGATCATCACGACCAGAGACCCTATATCACTTCTGGAACCTTGCATCCAACCACAACCACATTGAAACTTGCATAG
- the LOC126702151 gene encoding uncharacterized protein LOC126702151, whose product MALTIANGGGGGCGSSRGGILYSNPTKHHFTSLPIKRHLLFPLSTRTTTTTLHIVSAKKFSSRTGRLDGKNRRSNTTTKDQDENQQRNDLVDNKFNSIEGGGGVGSFEDGVVAAAAADGYVLPELPGDKPDFWEGPQWDAFGFFVQYLWAFGIVFALIACGVAVATYNEGATDFKETPAYKESIQSRELLEEPDASTSDVFESNPTEVAPSLE is encoded by the exons ATGGCTCTAACCATAGCCaacggtggtggtggtggttgtggcagtAGTAGAGGTGGAATCCTCTACAGCAACCCCACCAAACACCACTTCACCAGCCTCCCCATCAAGCGCCACCTCCTCTTCCCACTCTCAACCagaaccaccaccaccactctcCACATagtctcagccaagaaattctCCTCCAGAACCGGACGACTCGACGGCAAGAACCGGAGGAGCAACACCACAACCAAGGACCAAGATGAAAACCAACAACGTAATGACTTGGTGGACAATAAGTTTAACAGTATTGAAGGTGGTGGTGGAGTAGGTTCTTTTGAAGATggtgttgttgctgctgctgctgctgatggATATGTGTTGCCAGAGCTTCCGGGTGACAAGCCTGACTTCTGGGAAGGACCTCAGTGGGATGCTTTTGGTTTCTTTGTTCAGTACTTGTGGGCTTTCGGCATCGTTTTCGCG CTGATTGCATGTGGGGTTGCTGTGGCTACGTACAATGAAGGGGCAACAGATTTTAAGGAGACTCCTGCATACAAAGAATCAATCCAATCTCGAGAGCTTTTGGAAGAACCAGATGCATCAACCTCAGATGTGTTTGAGTCCAACCCAACAGAAGTGGCACCTAGTTTGGAATAG